A single genomic interval of Gemmatimonadota bacterium harbors:
- a CDS encoding 4Fe-4S dicluster domain-containing protein, translating to MTQPLSDGDLTRRSFLEKVATTGAQTFVFGGLFVTTALMRLPQDATPGTTPAKRKKRAPEVIYGFVVDTTKCIGCGSCVRACKAENNVPDGFCRTWVEEYTFYPNGEVVVNSPKGGENGFPDDAPDRNQPAEIGQLPSRGFFVPKLCNHCIDTPCIQVCPVGASYKTPEGVVLVDPQRCVGCGYCVQACPFGSRFLNPETNTADKCTWCYHRITKGLKPACVECCPAEARIFGNVNDPNSEISRILATNRVQVLKSYLGTNPRTRYIGLDSDVI from the coding sequence ATGACACAACCGTTGAGCGACGGCGACCTGACCCGCCGCTCCTTTCTCGAGAAAGTCGCTACGACGGGCGCCCAAACCTTTGTATTCGGCGGACTCTTCGTCACCACAGCGTTGATGCGTCTGCCGCAGGATGCCACCCCTGGCACAACGCCTGCCAAACGCAAGAAGCGTGCGCCCGAGGTGATCTACGGCTTCGTGGTGGACACCACCAAATGCATCGGCTGCGGCTCGTGCGTTCGCGCCTGCAAGGCGGAGAACAACGTCCCGGACGGATTTTGCCGCACGTGGGTGGAGGAGTACACGTTCTACCCGAACGGCGAAGTCGTCGTGAACTCCCCCAAAGGCGGTGAGAACGGCTTCCCCGACGACGCTCCGGATCGCAACCAACCGGCAGAGATTGGCCAACTGCCCTCCCGCGGGTTCTTTGTTCCGAAGCTGTGCAATCACTGCATCGACACTCCGTGCATACAGGTGTGTCCGGTCGGCGCGTCGTACAAGACACCCGAGGGCGTGGTGCTTGTGGATCCGCAGCGCTGCGTGGGATGCGGGTACTGCGTGCAGGCCTGTCCCTTTGGGTCGCGCTTTCTCAACCCAGAGACCAACACGGCCGACAAGTGCACCTGGTGCTATCACCGCATAACGAAGGGGCTCAAGCCGGCCTGTGTGGAGTGCTGCCCCGCTGAAGCGCGCATCTTTGGCAATGTAAACGATCCGAACAGTGAGATCAGCCGGATTCTCGCCACGAACCGCGTGCAAGTGCTCAAGTCGTATCTCGGAACCAATCCGCGCACGCGTTACATCGGCCTCGACTCGGATGTGATCTAG
- the nrfD gene encoding polysulfide reductase NrfD translates to MHHYITEGYVLPNQAHIYWTTMIVLYPYITGIVAGAFIISSLYHVFGKEELKPVSRFAMLMALAFLLFATLPLLTHLGHPERALNIMFTPNLTSAMAGFGFIYTTYMFILAVEIWLLYRTDIVYLSTNAKSAPMRTLYWMLALGVMDV, encoded by the coding sequence ATGCATCACTACATCACCGAAGGCTACGTGCTGCCGAATCAGGCGCACATCTATTGGACGACGATGATCGTGCTGTATCCATATATCACGGGCATCGTCGCCGGCGCGTTTATTATCTCCTCGCTGTACCATGTGTTCGGAAAGGAGGAACTGAAGCCGGTCAGTCGCTTTGCGATGCTCATGGCACTGGCCTTCCTGCTCTTTGCTACACTCCCCTTGCTCACGCACCTCGGGCACCCAGAGCGAGCGCTGAACATCATGTTTACCCCCAATCTGACGTCGGCGATGGCGGGATTCGGGTTTATCTACACGACGTACATGTTCATTCTCGCGGTGGAGATTTGGCTGCTCTACCGTACCGACATCGTCTATCTGTCCACCAACGCCAAGTCCGCTCCCATGCGGACGCTGTATTGGATGCTTGCACTGGGTGTGATGGATGTTTGA